From Thalassovita sp.:
ATGTGGTTCAATACGCTTTCCACAAGCTGCGCGGAATCGTTGCGGGACAGGCCCACTTCGCGGAAAATCGCTTCGCTCAGGTCCATACGGGTCAGGGTCTTGTCACTCATGCCGGGTCTCCCTCATTTTCTCAAGAATGAGGGAAGGCAATTTCCGAGTCAATATCAATGGCTTGCTTTACCCACTCTGACCGGCGCTGAACCGCTGATTTTAGCTTACCAGCGCAGAACAACCGCGCCCCAGGCCAGGCCGCCACCGATGGCTTCGGTCAGAACCAGATCACCCTCCTTGATCCGACCCTCAGCCGCGCCAACCGAAAGGGCCAGCGGGATCGAAGCCGCAGAGGTGTTGCCGTGGTCCTGAACGGTGACGATCACATTGTCCATCGACAGGCCCATTTTCTTGGCCGTGCCCTGGATGATGCGGATATTGGCCTGATGCGGCACGATCCAGTTTACGTCACTGTCGCCAAGATCGATTTTCTTCAGCGCGGTCCGTGCGGTTGAGGTCAGTTTTTCAACGGCCTGACGGAACAGCGCATTGCCCTGCATCCGCAGCTTGCCCGAAGTGCCGGTGGTGGAGACCCCGCCATCGACATAAAGCATGTCGCGGTAGCGCCCGTCCGAGTTCAGATCGGCCGACAGGATGCCGCGATCGGCGTTGTCACCGGCGCCCTCTGCGCCTTCCAGAACCAATGCACCGGCGCCATCGCCAAACAACACGCAGGTGGCGCGATCGGTCCAGTCCATGATCCGGCTGAAGGTTTCCGCACCAATGACCAGCACGCGCTTCGCCTGACCGGATACGATCAGCGCATTGGCGTTGGTCAGTGCGTAGACAAACCCGGCACAGACCGCCTGGACGTCAAAGCCAAAGCCCCGCGTCATGCTCAGCTTTTCCTGCACCATAGTGGCAACAGACGGGAAGGTCAGGTCCGGTGTGGATGTGGCCAGCACGATGGCATCAATGTCATCTGCCACTAGGCCGGCATTTTTCAGCGCGGCATTGGCGGCTTTGACCGCCAGATCCGAAGTTGTTTCACCCTCGGCCGCGAAATGGCGCCGCTCAATGCCTGAGCGGGTGCGAATCCATTCGTCCGTCGTATCCAGGGTGGCTTCAAATTCGCTGTTGGGGACAACCCGCTCTGGCAGATAATGTCCAACGCCTTTTACAACAGCCCGTATTGTCATTCTTTGTCACCGCTCTGGCTTCTTTCCTCTACGGCATTTTGGACCTGCTCGGTGGCAGATGCAACCCGAGCCGCAAGTTTGTGCGAGAAACCAGATTGGGACAGTTGGAAGGCCAGTTTGACCGCCGCGGCGACGCCCATCGCATCGGCCGAGCCATGCGATTTCACCACCGTGCCGTTGAGGCCTAGAAATACGCCACCATTGACACGGCGCGGGTCAATCCGTTTGGCCAGACGCTGCAGCGAGGTATAGGCCAGAACCGATGCCAGACGCGACAAGGGCGAAAATTTGAAGGCTTCGCGCAAGAGGCTGCCGATCAGGCTGGCGGTGCCTTCGCCGGTCTTCAGCGCGATGTTGCCGGTGAAGCCGTCGGTGACGATCACGTCGCAGGTGTTGCCCGGAATATCGCCGCCTTCAACAAAGCCGACAAACTCATATCCGGCCAGCGGGGCCTGTTTGGCAATCAGCTCATGCGCCAGTTTCAGCTCAGCGCGGCCTTTGTGTTCTTCGGTGCCGACGTTCAACAACCCGATTCTGGGGGTTTCCAGATCCAGACCGTTGCGGGCATAGGAGGCGCCCATCATTGCATATTGCAGCAGGTCGCGTTCGTCGGCGCGAATATCGGCGCCCACATCCAGCATCACATTGAACCCCTGCGGGTTCGACGAGGGCCAGAGAATCGCAATGGCGGGGCGGTTCACACCCGGCAGTTTGCGCAGGCGGATCATCGACAGCGCCATCAGAGCGCCGGTGTTGCCACAGGAGACACAGACATCCGCCTCTTTCGAGCGGACCGAATCAAGCGCCGACCACATGGAGGTGTTTTTGCCGTGGCGCATCACCTGGGAGGGTTTGTCCTCCATGGTGACCACATCTTCGGCATCGCGGATTTCCACCCGACCCAGCAGCGGTTTCTTACGGGCAACAAGCCGCTCAAGCTCGGCCTTGGGGCCGTGCAGGATGAAACCGATATCGGGATTTTTCTTGGCTGACAACGAAATACCGGCGACAACAGCCGCCGGTCCTCGATCGCCACCCATGGCGTCAACGGAGATGATGATGCGGTCCGCACCCGCTGTGGAGGTATCCTGCATAGCGGTCATAGCGGACGCTGGTCCCCGTGAAATGCGCTTATGCCGCGTCTTCGTCCAGATCGACGTCGTCAGCCATGGCGACAACTTCACGATCGGCGTAGTGGCCGCAGGAGGCGCATACGTGGTGGGGGCGCTTCAGCTCACCGCAGTTCGGGCACTCGTTCGGGTTTGCAGCGACCAGTGCGTCGTGTGCGCGGCGGTTGTTGCGGCGCGACTTGGATACTTTGTTCTGTTGGACAGCCATGTCACAACCTCAATTTCAGGGGCCGCGACGGCCCGGTTACAGGTGGGTTCGTGGCACATAGTCGGAAGTTTCCGACATGTCCAACCCTAAATTCGAATGAGCGCCGGAAAATACTGCGAATTTGCCCCAGCGCAAGTGGTTTTTTGGGGTGCGACAGTTTTCTTTTCAACGGGCACTCAGCGCGGCCAATCCTCAGGCAAAAACTGCCCCAAAGCAAGGGCCGCGCAGGGGGCTACGCCTTTAGTCTTCGCCCTTTTGTCCCAGCTGGTCACGCAGCGCGGCAAGTCCGGCAAAGGGTTTGGTATCCTCATCCGTCATTGCGGCTTTGCCCGGCTCGGTAAAGTTGGTCTCAGCCATTTCTGCGCCATCTGCCCGCGGGTAGAGCGGCAGCGCCAGCGACAGGGCTTCGATCATCACAGCCGCCGGGTCAATGTGGCTGCCAAGTGGTTCCAGGCTGTCGTCTTCGTGCATTTCAACGCCGTCTTCGCTGCCAGCGTCGCCGTCTTGTTCGGGCAGATCGGCAACAAAGCGCCGTTCGGTCGGCTCTTCCAACCGGGTGGTGACTGGGGCCAGGGTGACCACACAGGGCTGGGTCACGGTCGCACCCAACTGTGCCTTCAGCACCCAGTCGCGTTTGCCGCTTGCGGCCACTTCGCCCTTAAAGCGCAGCTTGCGCAGGCCCAAAAGGCCCAGTTCGTCGGCAATGGCACGCAGGCTGGCCTCATCCGGGATCAGTTCAAACCGGGTGGGTTTATTGGTCGACAGATCGGCCACACGCAGTGGCTGAGAGGGGAGATTGCTCATTTCGGGGTGGTTCCTTTGCTTGAACCGAAGTCATTCCTTCTGTAAGCGAGATAAAAGGCGAAAGAAGCCAAGGCAAGAGGGCGGAGATGGCAGGCAAGGTAAAGACCCTGGGAACGCGTCGGGAAACACGTCGGGGAACGCATCTGGTAACAACCGTTGGCAAGGTGGCTGCTGTTGTGGCCGTTCTGGCCGTGGCCGGATGTTCGGCCAGCTATCGCAATCACGGTTTTGTTCCGCCCGAAGAGGAACTTGCAGGCATCATCGTTGGCGTTGATACCCGCGACAGCGTGTCTGAAACCGTTGGCCCGCCCACCACATCGGGCGTGATCAAGGATGGCAGCTATTTCTACGTCCGCAGTCAGGTGAAACATTTTGCCTATCGCGCCCCTGAGGTGATCAACCGCGAAGTGGTGGCGATCAGCTTTGATAAGCGCGGCGTGGTGTCCAACGTGGAACGCTTTGGTCTGGAAGACGGCCAGGTGGTGCCGCTGTCACGTCGCGTGACCAGCTCGGGCATCGTAGACAAGGGCTTCATCCGTCAGCTTCTGGGCAACCTCGGCCAGGTCAGCGCCGCGGACGTGCTGTAACAAGCGCTGCAAACAGCCACAGCTTTCGAATTCTCAGCACCCCGGGGCCCAGTGTCACCGGGGTGACATCTATTGCGTGATAGGGCCGGGCCTACTAGCTATAATGGGCAGAGTGGTGGAGCCGCCAATGTTGTCACTGAAAAAAGGGCGCTATGTAACGCGCCTGGCTGAGACCGACGCCGACCTTCGGGCGGCCCAGATGCTGCGGCATCTGTCGTTTCATGGCCATCTGGGTCTGGACGAAGACCGCTACGATGACCTCTGTGTGCATGTCCTGGTCGAAGAGGCGCGCTCAGGCCGTTTGGTCTGTTGCTTCCGCCTGCTGCCGTTTGAAAACGGTGCGGCGATCGAGCGGAGCTATTCGGCGCAGTATTACGAACTTTCGGGCCTGCGCGATTTTGAAGGGCCGATGGTAGAAATGGGCCGGTTCTGTATTCACCCCGAGGTGCAGGATCCCGATATCCTGCGGGTGGCCTGGGGCGCGATGACCACCTTTGTGGATGAGATGGGGGTTGAGATGCTGTTTGGCTGCTCCTCCTTTCATGGCACCGATGAAGAGAACTACCTGGACAGCTTTGCCATGCTGCGGGATCGCCACCTGGCGCCAAAACGCTGGCTGCCACGGGTGAAGGCGCCGCAGGTCTTCCGCTTTGCGCAGAAACTCCGCCGCAAACCGGACGCGAAACTGGCGATGCGCCATATGCCGCCTTTGCTGCGCACTTATCTGATGATGGGTGGTTGGGTCAGCGATCATGCGGTGGTGGACCGGCAGATGAACACGCTGCATGTGTTTACCGGGCTTGAGATTGCTGCGATCCCTCCGGCGCGCAAGAAATTGCTGCGGGCGGTGGCGGGGTAGGCCGAGCGGTTGGGGGCGCTGCCCCCTTGGCCTGACGGCCAATTCCCCCGGAGTATTTTGGGAACGATGAAAGGGCGCGGGCGCGCTGCTTGCTTGACCTAAATGGGCCGCTGACGTAGCAGCGGGGCATGGCACGTATTCCTTTGCTCCAACTGAACGAAATCTCGCTGACCTTTGGCGGCGATCCTGTTTTTCACGACCTCTCGCTGATGGTGCAGCCCGGTGACCGGGTGGCGCTGGTCGGGCGCAACGGGTCCGGTAAATCGACCCTGATGAAGGTGATGGCTGGACTGGTCGAGGCCGACCAAGGCCTGCGCGTGGTGCCGCCGGGTGTGTCTGTCGGCTATATGGAGCAGGAGCCTGAGATGAAGGGCTTTGCCACCCTGGGCGATTTTGCCGCCTCGGAACTGGAACCGTCTGAGATGTACCGGGTTGAGATGGCTGGTGAAGGGCTGAAATTTGACCCGGCCCGGCCGGTAGAAACCGCATCGGGTGGTGAGAGGCGGCGTGCGGCTTTGGCGAAGTTGATGGCGGAAGCGCCCGAGTTGATGCTGCTGGATGAGCCGACCAACCACCTGGACATCGAAGCCATCGCCTGGCTGGAAAACGAACTGGCCACCACACGGGCGGGCTATGTGCTGATTTCACACGACCGGGCTTTTTTGCGCGCCCTGACGCGGGCGACCCTGTGGATCGACCGGGGCCAGGTGCGGCGGCAGGAGAAGGGCTTTGACGCCTTTGAGGCCTGGCGTGACAAGACCTGGGAAGAAGAAGACATCGCGCGCCACAAGATGGACCGCAAGATCAAGGCCGAGGCGCGGTGGGCCGTCGAGGGCATTTCGGCCCGGCGCAAGCGCAATCAGGGACGTCTGCGGGCGTTGCATGCGCTTAAGGATGAACGCTCCAGCCAGATCAAACGGCAGGGCGCGGCGGCGTTGGAGCTGACGGCGGGCCCGAAATCTGGCCGCAAGGTGATTGAGGCCAAGGGCATCGCCAAGACCTATGGCGATAAATCGATCCTCAAGAATTTTGACATCAAGATCCAGCGCGGTGACCGGGTGGCCTTTGTGGGCCCCAATGGTGTGGGCAAAACGACGCTGTTGAAAATGTTGATGGGGCAGGAAACCCCGGATGAGGGCACGGTGGTGCATGGCACCAATCTGGTGCCGGCGATCTTTGATCAGAGCCGCGCCCAGCTGGACCCGGAGATGAGCCTTTGGGACAGTCTGACTGGCGACCCTGAGATGCGGGTTTCCGGCAAGGCCGATCAGGTCATGGTGCGGGGGCAGCCGAAACATGTGGTCGGCTATCTGAAAGAGTTCCTGTTTGATGAGCGTCAGGCGCGGGCGCCGGTGCGCTCGCTTTCGGGGGGTGAAAAGGCGCGGCTGCTCTTGGCCAAACTGATGGCGCGGGAAAGCAACCTGCTGGTTTTGGATGAACCGACCAACGATTTGGACATTGAGACGCTGGATCTGCTGCAGGAGTTGCTGGATGACTTTGATGGCACGGTGATGCTG
This genomic window contains:
- a CDS encoding beta-ketoacyl-ACP synthase III, whose protein sequence is MTIRAVVKGVGHYLPERVVPNSEFEATLDTTDEWIRTRSGIERRHFAAEGETTSDLAVKAANAALKNAGLVADDIDAIVLATSTPDLTFPSVATMVQEKLSMTRGFGFDVQAVCAGFVYALTNANALIVSGQAKRVLVIGAETFSRIMDWTDRATCVLFGDGAGALVLEGAEGAGDNADRGILSADLNSDGRYRDMLYVDGGVSTTGTSGKLRMQGNALFRQAVEKLTSTARTALKKIDLGDSDVNWIVPHQANIRIIQGTAKKMGLSMDNVIVTVQDHGNTSAASIPLALSVGAAEGRIKEGDLVLTEAIGGGLAWGAVVLRW
- the plsX gene encoding phosphate acyltransferase PlsX; translation: MTAMQDTSTAGADRIIISVDAMGGDRGPAAVVAGISLSAKKNPDIGFILHGPKAELERLVARKKPLLGRVEIRDAEDVVTMEDKPSQVMRHGKNTSMWSALDSVRSKEADVCVSCGNTGALMALSMIRLRKLPGVNRPAIAILWPSSNPQGFNVMLDVGADIRADERDLLQYAMMGASYARNGLDLETPRIGLLNVGTEEHKGRAELKLAHELIAKQAPLAGYEFVGFVEGGDIPGNTCDVIVTDGFTGNIALKTGEGTASLIGSLLREAFKFSPLSRLASVLAYTSLQRLAKRIDPRRVNGGVFLGLNGTVVKSHGSADAMGVAAAVKLAFQLSQSGFSHKLAARVASATEQVQNAVEERSQSGDKE
- the rpmF gene encoding 50S ribosomal protein L32; this translates as MAVQQNKVSKSRRNNRRAHDALVAANPNECPNCGELKRPHHVCASCGHYADREVVAMADDVDLDEDAA
- a CDS encoding DUF177 domain-containing protein encodes the protein MSNLPSQPLRVADLSTNKPTRFELIPDEASLRAIADELGLLGLRKLRFKGEVAASGKRDWVLKAQLGATVTQPCVVTLAPVTTRLEEPTERRFVADLPEQDGDAGSEDGVEMHEDDSLEPLGSHIDPAAVMIEALSLALPLYPRADGAEMAETNFTEPGKAAMTDEDTKPFAGLAALRDQLGQKGED
- a CDS encoding outer membrane protein assembly factor BamE, which produces MAGKVKTLGTRRETRRGTHLVTTVGKVAAVVAVLAVAGCSASYRNHGFVPPEEELAGIIVGVDTRDSVSETVGPPTTSGVIKDGSYFYVRSQVKHFAYRAPEVINREVVAISFDKRGVVSNVERFGLEDGQVVPLSRRVTSSGIVDKGFIRQLLGNLGQVSAADVL
- a CDS encoding GNAT family N-acyltransferase, encoding MLSLKKGRYVTRLAETDADLRAAQMLRHLSFHGHLGLDEDRYDDLCVHVLVEEARSGRLVCCFRLLPFENGAAIERSYSAQYYELSGLRDFEGPMVEMGRFCIHPEVQDPDILRVAWGAMTTFVDEMGVEMLFGCSSFHGTDEENYLDSFAMLRDRHLAPKRWLPRVKAPQVFRFAQKLRRKPDAKLAMRHMPPLLRTYLMMGGWVSDHAVVDRQMNTLHVFTGLEIAAIPPARKKLLRAVAG
- a CDS encoding ABC-F family ATP-binding cassette domain-containing protein gives rise to the protein MARIPLLQLNEISLTFGGDPVFHDLSLMVQPGDRVALVGRNGSGKSTLMKVMAGLVEADQGLRVVPPGVSVGYMEQEPEMKGFATLGDFAASELEPSEMYRVEMAGEGLKFDPARPVETASGGERRRAALAKLMAEAPELMLLDEPTNHLDIEAIAWLENELATTRAGYVLISHDRAFLRALTRATLWIDRGQVRRQEKGFDAFEAWRDKTWEEEDIARHKMDRKIKAEARWAVEGISARRKRNQGRLRALHALKDERSSQIKRQGAAALELTAGPKSGRKVIEAKGIAKTYGDKSILKNFDIKIQRGDRVAFVGPNGVGKTTLLKMLMGQETPDEGTVVHGTNLVPAIFDQSRAQLDPEMSLWDSLTGDPEMRVSGKADQVMVRGQPKHVVGYLKEFLFDERQARAPVRSLSGGEKARLLLAKLMARESNLLVLDEPTNDLDIETLDLLQELLDDFDGTVMLVSHDRDFLDRVATTTIAMEGNGRATVYAGGWSDYQSQKGEAAPKAEKAAAEPKKDSKPAAKEAAKPDGLSFTEKHRLEELPAVIERLEAEIAKLEEFLMDPDLFTKEPVKFQKATDALVERQEALGKAEEEWMELEEKAAG